In the Corynebacterium suedekumii genome, one interval contains:
- a CDS encoding antitoxin VbhA family protein, producing MGITVTRPTTRTERQRRVSLALHNGAMEGVDVTPATRADAEEYIAGAITSDELVTRARARHGLR from the coding sequence ATGGGAATAACAGTCACCCGCCCCACCACACGGACCGAACGACAGCGACGAGTCTCCCTGGCCCTGCACAACGGGGCCATGGAGGGCGTGGACGTGACGCCTGCGACCCGGGCTGACGCCGAGGAGTACATCGCCGGCGCCATCACCTCGGACGAGCTGGTCACCCGCGCGCGGGCCCGCCATGGCCTCCGCTGA
- a CDS encoding MFS transporter produces the protein METTRKHVDPREDHNARRFIWSNGLQGIGDQIVAAKTVLPWLLSAAGAPGFFIALLVPIRESGSMLPQAAFTPWVTTQRSRKRIWIIGSLGQAVAAALIGLAALLLDAAPLGIAVTVLLAALAVFRSLCSIASKDVQGRTISKGRRGRITGRATALGGAVALAVGLFLEWLGTPVPTWILATLIFVSAAAWAVAAVVFHTIDEPVSEVEPRGMDRSWWSDTWQLFTGDSEFRQFVIVRSLLLVTALSTAFIVTLSQEIGHDLTGLGAFLIASGLAAVVGGRISGIWSDTSSRTVMSVGAGVGSLVLLGLVAAAHWLPNQATAWLFPVGFFLVNLAHTAVRVARKTYIVDMAEGDQRTRYVGAANTLMGVILLLVGAVSGVVAQAGSSAALVFLAAVGLVGIVAARRLKDVSATPA, from the coding sequence GTGGAGACCACCCGGAAACACGTCGATCCCCGCGAGGACCACAACGCCCGCCGATTCATCTGGTCCAACGGCCTGCAGGGCATCGGCGACCAGATCGTCGCCGCCAAGACCGTCCTGCCCTGGCTGCTCAGCGCCGCCGGCGCGCCGGGCTTCTTCATCGCCCTGCTCGTGCCCATCCGCGAGTCCGGCTCGATGCTCCCCCAGGCGGCCTTCACCCCGTGGGTGACCACGCAGCGCTCCCGCAAGCGCATCTGGATCATCGGTTCCCTCGGGCAGGCGGTGGCCGCCGCCCTCATCGGCCTGGCCGCCCTGCTTCTCGACGCCGCCCCCCTCGGCATCGCCGTCACCGTCCTGCTCGCGGCCCTCGCCGTCTTCCGTTCCCTGTGCTCCATCGCCTCGAAGGACGTCCAGGGACGGACCATCTCCAAGGGCCGGCGCGGCCGGATCACCGGACGCGCCACCGCCCTCGGCGGCGCCGTCGCCCTGGCCGTGGGCCTGTTCCTCGAGTGGTTGGGCACCCCGGTCCCCACGTGGATCCTGGCCACCCTCATCTTCGTCTCGGCCGCGGCGTGGGCGGTCGCGGCGGTCGTCTTCCACACCATCGACGAACCCGTCTCCGAGGTGGAGCCGCGGGGCATGGACCGGAGCTGGTGGTCGGACACCTGGCAGCTGTTCACCGGTGACAGCGAGTTCCGGCAGTTCGTCATCGTCCGGTCCCTGCTGCTGGTCACGGCGTTGTCGACGGCGTTCATCGTCACCCTGAGCCAGGAGATCGGCCACGACCTCACCGGCCTGGGCGCCTTCCTCATCGCCTCCGGCCTGGCGGCCGTGGTGGGTGGCCGGATCTCCGGGATCTGGTCGGACACCTCCTCGCGCACCGTCATGAGCGTCGGCGCCGGCGTCGGCTCCCTCGTCCTCCTCGGCCTGGTCGCCGCCGCCCACTGGCTGCCCAACCAGGCCACCGCCTGGCTGTTCCCCGTGGGCTTCTTCCTGGTCAACCTCGCCCACACCGCGGTGCGGGTGGCCCGCAAGACCTACATCGTCGACATGGCCGAGGGCGACCAGCGCACCCGCTACGTCGGGGCCGCCAACACCCTCATGGGGGTCATCCTCCTGCTCGTCGGCGCGGTCTCGGGCGTGGTCGCCCAGGCGGGGTCCTCCGCGGCACTGGTCTTCCTGGCGGCCGTCGGACTGGTCGGAATCGTCGCCGCACGCCGCCTGAAGGATGTCTCCGCCACGCCTGCCTGA
- a CDS encoding DNA alkylation repair protein, which produces MPATVTLIDAALLPLADPTRAVGMASYLRDQYPFLGIPTPARRAAVQALLPRTVDWDLVDACWARPEREYQYVACDHLKKVTLTGEDLPRLRTLVTTKPWWDTVDALAKPIGAVASPADMGAWAVDENLWVRRVAILHQLGRRVETDTDLLGDILAANLGSGEFFIDKAIGWALRDYSKTDPTWVRGFLASHEVSALSRREGSKYL; this is translated from the coding sequence GTGCCCGCCACCGTCACGCTTATCGACGCCGCCCTCCTCCCCCTCGCCGACCCCACCCGCGCCGTCGGCATGGCGTCCTACCTGCGCGACCAGTACCCCTTCCTGGGCATCCCCACGCCCGCCCGGCGGGCGGCCGTCCAGGCCCTGCTGCCCCGCACCGTCGACTGGGATCTTGTCGACGCCTGCTGGGCCCGCCCCGAACGCGAATACCAGTACGTCGCCTGCGACCACCTTAAAAAGGTAACGCTGACGGGTGAGGATCTGCCCCGGCTCCGGACGCTGGTGACGACGAAGCCGTGGTGGGACACCGTCGACGCCCTGGCAAAACCCATCGGCGCCGTGGCCTCACCGGCCGACATGGGGGCCTGGGCGGTCGACGAGAATCTGTGGGTACGACGCGTGGCCATCCTCCACCAGCTCGGCCGCCGGGTAGAGACAGACACGGACCTGCTCGGCGACATCCTGGCCGCAAACCTGGGCTCCGGCGAGTTCTTCATCGACAAGGCCATCGGTTGGGCGCTACGCGACTACTCCAAGACGGACCCCACATGGGTCCGGGGATTCCTGGCCTCGCATGAGGTGTCAGCCCTGAGCCGGCGGGAGGGGTCGAAGTACCTCTGA
- the glmU gene encoding bifunctional UDP-N-acetylglucosamine diphosphorylase/glucosamine-1-phosphate N-acetyltransferase GlmU — MPTSTNCAVVVLAAGAGTRMKSAKQKTLHEIGGRSLLSHALHAAAGINPERIVAVVGHQRDQVAPAVEAVAAELDREVLQAVQAEQNGTGHAVQCGLEPIPDFDGTVIVTNGDVPLLTAETIGALLTAHDDSGAAVTVLSMRQDDPTGYGRIVRNNAGDVTAIVEQKDADEATKAITEVNSGVFAFDGAILRDALTRLDSDNAQGELYLTDVLGIAREAGHAVRAHVADDPRELAGVNDRVQLAEAARELNRRTVEAAMRGGATVIDPATTFIGVNVTVGQDVVIHPGTQLWGATSIGDNAVIGPDTTLTDMTVGRGASVIRTHGERSAVGEDATVGPFTYIRPGTVLGEKGKLGGFVEAKNARIGRGSKVPHLTYIGDATVGEETNIGASSVFVNYDGVNKHHTTIGSHVRTGSDTMFIAPVTVGDGAYSGAGTVIREDVPPGALVVSGGPQRTIEGWVEKKRPGTPAAEAARAARENTASHDDTDQEG; from the coding sequence GTGCCCACCTCCACCAACTGTGCCGTCGTCGTGCTGGCAGCCGGCGCCGGCACCCGCATGAAGTCCGCGAAGCAGAAGACCCTCCACGAGATCGGCGGGCGCAGCCTCCTGTCGCACGCCCTCCACGCCGCCGCCGGGATCAACCCGGAGCGCATCGTCGCGGTGGTGGGTCACCAGCGTGACCAGGTGGCCCCGGCCGTCGAGGCCGTCGCTGCGGAACTGGACCGTGAGGTGCTCCAGGCCGTGCAGGCCGAGCAGAACGGCACCGGCCACGCCGTCCAGTGCGGCCTGGAGCCGATCCCGGACTTCGACGGCACCGTCATCGTCACCAACGGCGATGTCCCGCTGCTCACCGCCGAGACCATCGGGGCCCTGCTGACCGCCCACGACGACTCCGGCGCGGCCGTCACCGTCCTGAGCATGCGGCAGGATGACCCGACCGGTTACGGCCGCATCGTCCGCAACAACGCCGGGGACGTCACCGCCATCGTCGAGCAGAAGGACGCCGACGAGGCCACGAAGGCCATCACCGAGGTCAACTCCGGCGTGTTCGCCTTCGACGGGGCGATCCTGCGGGACGCCCTGACCAGGCTGGACTCCGACAACGCGCAGGGCGAGCTCTACCTCACCGACGTCCTCGGCATCGCCCGCGAGGCCGGCCACGCTGTCCGCGCCCATGTCGCCGACGACCCGCGCGAACTCGCCGGGGTCAACGACCGGGTGCAGCTGGCCGAGGCCGCCCGCGAGCTCAACCGTCGCACCGTCGAGGCCGCGATGCGGGGTGGCGCCACGGTCATCGACCCTGCGACCACCTTCATCGGCGTCAACGTCACCGTCGGGCAGGACGTGGTCATCCACCCGGGTACTCAGCTGTGGGGGGCGACCTCCATCGGCGACAACGCCGTCATCGGCCCGGACACCACCCTCACCGACATGACCGTCGGGCGCGGGGCCTCGGTCATCCGCACCCACGGTGAGCGTTCCGCCGTCGGCGAGGACGCCACCGTCGGCCCGTTCACCTACATCCGGCCCGGCACCGTCCTCGGCGAGAAGGGCAAGCTCGGCGGCTTCGTCGAGGCGAAGAACGCCCGGATCGGCCGGGGTTCCAAGGTGCCGCACCTGACCTACATCGGCGACGCCACCGTCGGTGAGGAGACCAACATCGGCGCCTCCTCCGTCTTCGTCAACTACGACGGGGTGAACAAGCACCACACCACCATCGGTTCCCACGTGCGGACCGGCTCGGACACCATGTTCATCGCTCCGGTGACCGTGGGTGATGGCGCGTACTCGGGGGCGGGTACTGTCATTCGTGAGGACGTTCCCCCGGGAGCGCTCGTCGTGTCCGGCGGGCCGCAGCGCACCATCGAGGGCTGGGTCGAGAAGAAGCGGCCGGGCACTCCGGCGGCGGAGGCCGCCCGGGCCGCCCGGGAGAACACAGCTTCCCATGACGACACCGACCAGGAAGGTTAA
- a CDS encoding MFS transporter yields MRRLQMAAIYVGGFVGPFTGQALAVVLPEFAETFGISVGQAAWTMSAYLFPFAAMLLVSARLVRRIHPHRVVLTAYAVTLPMALLLLITPSWGLFLAAYATIGIANAFTTPVLQNMLRELSPPEKLGSALGTYAAMQSLGMLSAPLVSGLSSLVTWRLAFLVTAAAAAYVLIVRLPVVPPPAASPQKVVGRVRWVPTLVHMVTSFVVGVGIIGLGFLTSLQVGDAFGLGPVGRGLVVMCGGTAAFFASRRIGAMADRYGVKAVLVSSGLLAAVALSILPVAPWAWVAALAWAAAVMAAQGMQATVNLAVINAPGGSSLISTVQAFRFGGSAAAPVLFLPIYLGIGGAAFWVSAAALVLAAVAQQLVRAPRASS; encoded by the coding sequence ATGAGGAGACTGCAGATGGCGGCGATCTACGTCGGCGGATTCGTCGGGCCGTTCACGGGTCAGGCGTTGGCGGTGGTGCTGCCGGAGTTCGCGGAGACGTTCGGGATCAGTGTCGGCCAGGCGGCGTGGACGATGTCGGCGTACCTGTTCCCGTTCGCCGCGATGCTGCTGGTCTCCGCGCGGCTGGTCCGGCGGATCCATCCGCACCGGGTGGTGCTCACGGCGTATGCGGTGACGCTGCCGATGGCGTTGCTGCTGCTCATCACCCCGTCGTGGGGGCTGTTCCTGGCGGCGTACGCGACGATCGGCATCGCCAACGCGTTCACCACTCCGGTGCTGCAGAACATGCTCCGGGAGCTGTCCCCGCCGGAGAAACTGGGGTCGGCACTGGGGACGTACGCGGCGATGCAGTCGCTGGGCATGTTGTCGGCGCCGTTGGTGTCGGGTCTGTCCAGCCTGGTCACGTGGCGGCTGGCGTTCCTGGTCACGGCGGCGGCCGCGGCCTATGTGCTCATCGTGCGGCTGCCGGTCGTCCCGCCGCCGGCGGCCTCGCCGCAGAAGGTGGTCGGCCGGGTGCGTTGGGTGCCCACGCTGGTGCACATGGTCACCAGCTTTGTCGTCGGCGTGGGCATCATCGGCCTGGGGTTTCTCACGTCGCTGCAGGTTGGCGACGCGTTCGGGCTCGGCCCGGTGGGGCGTGGCCTGGTGGTCATGTGCGGTGGCACGGCGGCGTTCTTCGCCTCCCGGAGGATCGGGGCGATGGCGGACCGCTACGGGGTGAAGGCGGTGCTGGTGAGCAGCGGCCTGCTCGCGGCGGTGGCGCTGTCGATCCTGCCGGTCGCCCCGTGGGCGTGGGTGGCGGCGCTGGCGTGGGCGGCGGCGGTCATGGCGGCGCAGGGGATGCAGGCCACGGTCAACCTCGCGGTGATCAACGCGCCGGGCGGGTCCTCGCTCATCTCCACGGTGCAGGCGTTCCGCTTCGGCGGCTCGGCGGCGGCACCGGTGCTGTTCCTGCCGATCTACCTGGGTATCGGCGGGGCGGCGTTCTGGGTGTCGGCGGCCGCCCTCGTGCTGGCGGCGGTGGCGCAGCAACTCGTCCGCGCCCCGAGGGCCTCCAGCTAG
- the dmpG gene encoding 4-hydroxy-2-oxovalerate aldolase, with amino-acid sequence MTKIRLNDTTLRDGSHAVRHQYTEQQVRTIVRALDDAGVEMLEVTHGDGLGGSTFNYGFSHTSDLDLIEAAVDEAKNAKIAALLLPGVGTIHDLKEAQKRGISLVRIATHCSEADVSIQHFQAARELGLETGGFLMLSHRLEPAELAKQARIMVDAGCQCVFVVDSSGYLVMEGAADRVKALVDEIGDDAQVGFHGHQNLGFGVANSLLAVRNGATQIDGTLYGLGAGAGNAPLEVLATVFDRLGIDIGGVDPAALQNAAEDVLKPMVDRLPMMDRGSIVQGQMGVYNSFLFHAERAQDRYGVPAADILREVGRRGYVGGQEDMIIDVAVDLQKQNA; translated from the coding sequence ATGACCAAGATCAGGCTCAACGACACCACCCTGCGCGACGGCTCCCACGCCGTCCGACATCAGTACACCGAACAGCAGGTCCGCACCATCGTCCGGGCGCTGGATGACGCGGGCGTCGAGATGCTCGAAGTCACCCACGGCGACGGCCTCGGTGGCTCCACCTTCAACTACGGCTTCTCCCACACCTCGGACCTCGACCTCATCGAGGCTGCGGTCGACGAGGCGAAGAACGCCAAGATCGCGGCACTCCTCCTGCCGGGCGTGGGCACCATCCACGACCTCAAGGAAGCACAGAAGCGGGGCATTTCCCTGGTGCGCATCGCCACCCACTGTTCCGAGGCGGACGTGTCCATCCAGCACTTCCAGGCCGCCCGCGAACTCGGCCTGGAGACCGGCGGATTCCTCATGCTCTCCCACCGCCTTGAGCCCGCCGAGCTGGCCAAGCAGGCCCGCATCATGGTCGATGCCGGCTGCCAGTGCGTCTTCGTCGTCGACTCCTCCGGTTACCTGGTGATGGAGGGTGCCGCCGACCGCGTCAAGGCGCTCGTCGACGAGATCGGCGATGACGCCCAGGTCGGTTTCCACGGCCACCAGAACCTCGGCTTCGGTGTGGCCAACTCGCTGCTCGCCGTCCGCAACGGTGCCACCCAGATCGACGGCACCCTCTACGGCCTCGGCGCTGGCGCGGGTAACGCCCCGCTCGAGGTCCTGGCCACCGTGTTCGACCGCCTGGGCATCGACATCGGCGGCGTCGACCCGGCTGCCCTGCAGAACGCGGCCGAGGACGTGCTCAAGCCGATGGTCGATCGTCTGCCGATGATGGACCGCGGCTCCATCGTCCAGGGCCAGATGGGCGTGTACAACTCGTTCCTCTTCCACGCCGAGCGTGCGCAGGACCGTTACGGCGTGCCCGCCGCCGACATCCTCCGCGAGGTCGGCCGCCGTGGCTATGTCGGTGGCCAGGAGGACATGATCATCGACGTCGCCGTCGACCTGCAGAAGCAGAACGCCTGA
- a CDS encoding ribose-phosphate diphosphokinase, whose translation MTAHWTESHKNMMLFSGRAHPELGEAVAQELGYELTPTTARDFANGEIFIRFEESVRGADCFVIQSHTQPLNKWLMEQLIMIDALKRGSAKRITAILPFYPYARQDKKHRGREPISARLVADLLLAAGADRIVSVDLHTDQIQGFFDGPVDHMHAMPILTDYITQKYSLDNLCVVSPDAGRVKVAEKWANTLGDAPMAFVHKTRSVDVANKVVSNRVVGDVEGKDCILLDDMIDTGGTIAGAVRVLKEAGAKSVLIACTHGVFSDPARERLSECGAEEVITTDTLPQSTEGWKNLTVLSIAPLLARTIKEIFENGSVTTLFEGEA comes from the coding sequence ATGACTGCCCACTGGACCGAGAGCCACAAAAACATGATGCTGTTCTCCGGGCGTGCGCACCCGGAGCTCGGCGAAGCGGTGGCCCAGGAGCTCGGCTACGAGCTCACCCCCACCACCGCCCGGGACTTCGCCAACGGCGAGATCTTCATCCGCTTCGAGGAGTCGGTGCGTGGCGCGGACTGCTTCGTCATCCAGTCCCACACCCAGCCGCTGAACAAGTGGCTGATGGAACAGCTGATCATGATCGACGCGCTCAAGCGTGGCTCCGCCAAGCGCATCACCGCGATCCTGCCGTTCTACCCCTACGCCCGCCAGGACAAGAAGCACCGCGGCCGCGAGCCGATCTCCGCCCGCCTCGTCGCCGACCTGCTGCTCGCCGCCGGCGCGGACCGCATCGTCTCCGTCGACCTGCACACCGACCAGATCCAGGGCTTCTTCGACGGCCCGGTCGACCACATGCACGCCATGCCGATCCTCACGGACTACATCACCCAGAAGTACTCCCTGGACAACCTGTGTGTCGTCTCCCCCGACGCCGGCCGCGTCAAGGTCGCCGAGAAGTGGGCCAACACCCTCGGTGACGCGCCGATGGCCTTCGTGCACAAGACCCGCAGCGTGGACGTGGCCAACAAGGTCGTGTCCAACCGTGTCGTCGGTGACGTCGAGGGCAAGGACTGCATCCTCCTCGACGACATGATCGACACCGGCGGCACCATCGCCGGTGCCGTCCGCGTGCTCAAGGAGGCCGGTGCGAAGTCGGTCCTCATCGCCTGCACCCACGGCGTGTTCTCCGACCCGGCCCGGGAGCGTCTCTCCGAGTGCGGCGCTGAGGAGGTCATCACCACCGACACCCTCCCGCAGTCCACCGAGGGTTGGAAGAACCTCACCGTCCTGTCCATCGCCCCGCTGCTGGCCCGCACCATCAAGGAGATCTTCGAGAACGGCTCCGTGACCACCCTCTTCGAGGGCGAGGCTTAA
- a CDS encoding Fic/DOC family protein: MASADSHDPYIDPTTGVLKNLVGASTKIALNHAEGDLSFVRMLQLLDNPPERTNDLDELRTIHRHLFQDVYDWAGELRTVDLRKSAGRREPFLPVPMIRHAAAVAAGELQEENGLRGLDRDRFIARLAYHYDQVNYIHPFREGNGRVQRLFWSRVARDAGWQLDWRRVHGSVNDTACQVACEDQDRSLLIAMFEEVVIGPVVDDRDPDRLAFRLHPDES, translated from the coding sequence ATGGCCTCCGCTGACAGCCACGACCCCTACATCGACCCGACCACCGGGGTGCTGAAGAACCTGGTGGGCGCGTCCACCAAGATCGCCCTCAACCACGCTGAGGGCGATCTGTCATTCGTCCGGATGCTCCAGCTGCTGGACAACCCGCCCGAGCGCACCAACGACCTCGACGAGCTGCGCACCATCCACCGCCACCTCTTCCAGGACGTCTACGACTGGGCAGGCGAACTGCGCACCGTCGACCTGCGCAAGAGTGCCGGCCGCCGCGAACCCTTCCTGCCGGTGCCGATGATCCGGCACGCCGCGGCCGTCGCCGCCGGCGAGCTGCAGGAGGAGAACGGCCTACGTGGCCTCGACCGGGACCGCTTCATCGCCCGCCTGGCCTACCACTACGACCAGGTCAACTACATCCACCCGTTCCGGGAGGGCAACGGCCGGGTCCAGCGGCTGTTCTGGAGCCGGGTCGCCCGTGACGCCGGGTGGCAGCTCGACTGGCGGCGCGTCCACGGCTCCGTCAACGACACCGCCTGCCAGGTCGCCTGCGAGGACCAGGACCGCAGCCTGCTCATCGCGATGTTCGAGGAGGTGGTCATCGGCCCCGTGGTCGACGACCGGGATCCGGACCGCCTGGCGTTCCGGCTGCACCCCGACGAGTCCTAG
- a CDS encoding IclR family transcriptional regulator C-terminal domain-containing protein: MGKAIMAWDENLTERTIEKGFSRWTRNTITDPDEFRQVLAQVREEGLAYDREEISAGLSCVAAPIFGRGPVPVAAMSVSGPTATFTAEDHIPGLRRITAAAPKAYKAAVRE; the protein is encoded by the coding sequence GTGGGCAAGGCGATCATGGCGTGGGACGAGAATCTGACGGAACGGACCATCGAGAAGGGGTTCTCCAGGTGGACCCGGAACACGATCACGGACCCGGACGAGTTCCGTCAGGTACTCGCCCAGGTCCGTGAGGAGGGGCTGGCCTACGACCGGGAGGAGATCTCGGCCGGGCTGAGCTGTGTGGCGGCGCCGATCTTCGGGCGGGGCCCGGTTCCCGTCGCGGCGATGTCGGTGTCAGGCCCCACGGCGACGTTCACGGCCGAGGACCACATTCCCGGGCTACGCCGGATCACCGCGGCGGCGCCCAAGGCCTACAAGGCGGCGGTCCGGGAGTAG
- a CDS encoding isopenicillin N synthase family dioxygenase encodes MSTPDHHQAASLPIISLARLMHGPGRDEEIARLRQVTHEIGFFYLADHGIPDELSAELFDVAKEFFALPQERKEEIAFTDNPHYRGYSRLGEELTQGLTDWREQIDYGADRPALTEGLTEHPWRILEGPNPWPSALPRMKPLINDWQDRLSDVGLALLRAWAESLGQAPDYFDDIFDHPHPMMKLAHYPAPANGEAGQGVGAHHDAGVLTLLLPEEGSTGLQVIHDGEWIDVDAIPGLFVVNIGELLEAATDGYLVSTPHRVLPSAPGTSRFSIPFFLTPNLDARFPRIDLPADLAAQARGLGRDMNDQEIFDISGLNTLKSRLRAHPETTARYHAELAEVWA; translated from the coding sequence ATGAGCACACCGGACCACCACCAGGCGGCCTCCCTGCCGATCATCTCCCTGGCCCGGCTCATGCACGGGCCCGGACGCGACGAGGAGATCGCCCGACTGCGCCAGGTCACCCACGAGATCGGCTTCTTCTACCTCGCCGACCACGGCATCCCCGACGAGCTGTCGGCCGAGCTGTTCGACGTGGCCAAGGAGTTCTTCGCCCTCCCGCAGGAGCGGAAGGAGGAGATCGCCTTCACCGATAATCCGCACTACCGAGGGTACTCCCGCCTCGGCGAGGAACTGACCCAGGGCCTGACTGACTGGCGCGAACAGATCGACTACGGCGCCGACCGTCCCGCCCTCACCGAGGGGCTCACCGAGCATCCCTGGCGCATCCTCGAAGGACCCAACCCCTGGCCGAGTGCCCTGCCGCGGATGAAGCCGCTCATCAACGACTGGCAGGACCGGCTCTCCGACGTCGGCCTCGCCCTGCTGCGCGCCTGGGCCGAATCCCTCGGCCAGGCCCCCGACTACTTCGACGACATCTTCGACCACCCGCACCCGATGATGAAGCTGGCCCACTACCCGGCGCCCGCCAACGGGGAAGCCGGGCAGGGCGTCGGCGCCCACCACGACGCCGGCGTGCTCACCCTCCTGCTGCCCGAGGAGGGCTCCACCGGACTGCAGGTCATCCACGACGGGGAGTGGATCGACGTCGACGCGATCCCGGGCCTGTTCGTGGTCAACATCGGCGAACTCCTCGAGGCCGCCACCGACGGCTACCTCGTCTCCACCCCGCACCGCGTCCTGCCGTCCGCGCCGGGCACCTCGCGGTTCTCCATCCCCTTCTTCCTCACCCCCAACCTCGACGCCCGCTTCCCGCGCATCGACCTGCCCGCCGACCTCGCCGCCCAGGCCCGGGGGCTGGGCCGCGACATGAACGACCAGGAGATCTTCGACATCTCCGGCCTCAACACCCTCAAGTCGCGCCTGCGCGCCCACCCCGAGACCACCGCCCGCTACCACGCCGAACTCGCGGAGGTGTGGGCATGA
- a CDS encoding MetQ/NlpA family ABC transporter substrate-binding protein — MIRVSTPLRLTAALLLTAPLAACSAGADPDTLDVLASSTPHAEILEWVDEQHDDISLDIKIVTGGPEANAAVANGSVDVNYFQHEPYLLDWENQTGQDVEILAPVHIEPMSLYSTAHDSIDDIPDGSTVALPRSGSNFARGLLLLADHGLITLDAEADPAALSQITLTSVVDNPKNLDLVPVEDELAARSLDDPSIAAAVINSNFAMEAGLDLDADTLITERPEGNPYANILVASAEGKADPRVATLVDAVTSTATADWIREKYGHAVIPVN; from the coding sequence ATGATCCGCGTATCGACGCCCCTCCGGCTCACCGCCGCCCTCCTCCTCACCGCCCCGCTGGCCGCCTGCTCCGCCGGCGCCGACCCCGACACCCTCGACGTCCTGGCCTCCTCCACTCCGCACGCCGAGATCCTCGAATGGGTCGACGAACAGCACGACGACATCTCCCTCGACATCAAGATCGTCACCGGCGGGCCCGAGGCGAACGCCGCCGTGGCCAACGGCTCCGTCGACGTCAACTACTTCCAGCACGAGCCCTACCTCCTCGACTGGGAGAACCAGACCGGCCAGGACGTGGAGATCCTCGCCCCCGTCCACATCGAACCGATGTCGCTGTACTCCACCGCCCACGACTCGATCGACGACATCCCCGACGGCTCCACCGTGGCTCTGCCCCGGAGTGGGTCCAACTTCGCCCGCGGCCTCCTCCTGCTCGCCGACCACGGCCTCATCACCCTCGACGCCGAGGCCGACCCGGCGGCCCTGTCCCAGATCACCCTGACCTCCGTGGTGGACAACCCGAAGAACCTTGACCTGGTGCCCGTCGAGGACGAGCTCGCCGCCCGCTCCCTCGACGACCCGTCCATCGCCGCGGCCGTGATCAACTCCAACTTCGCCATGGAGGCCGGACTCGACCTCGACGCCGACACCCTCATCACCGAACGTCCTGAGGGCAACCCCTACGCCAACATCCTCGTCGCCTCCGCCGAGGGGAAGGCCGATCCGCGGGTGGCCACGCTCGTCGACGCCGTCACCTCCACCGCCACCGCCGACTGGATCCGCGAAAAGTACGGCCACGCCGTCATCCCGGTGAACTAG